Part of the Uloborus diversus isolate 005 chromosome 2, Udiv.v.3.1, whole genome shotgun sequence genome, GAAAAATATATTAGTAGGCAATTACGAGCTTGGTGGACATAGAAAACTGTAGAGCATTTGGGTAGTGATAGGATATAGGATTTAATTTATGGATTTTCAACTAGCGAACGGCAAATAATTTTCTGTTAATCTCTAAAAATGATTCCAATCTACAAGTTGTACTGTATCATTCataatgtaataatttttaagttatatttcCTGCAAATTTGGAATctatattaaatgcaaattattttatcataGTACATTATATTATCATAGGAGTTTACATGCGTATTTCCTTTTTCTAGTTTtgtttccaggaaaaaaaatatgcaatttcttttctcaataaaaaaaaaaaactttattttttgtaaataaatatcattattaatttcctttttttcggTTAATTTTATCCGAAACTTAGTCAGTTTACAATTCAGTCATAAAAAACGTGCTTACACGATATGTGTTGAGCACAAATTTAAATCAATCACAtatccatttaaaatattttttagtgtcaaaatagaaatgaaatacttgcaattaAATAACTTACtcttggaaataataataatagtgaaaCCATTTAATTCTGTCTCATTTCTATAATCACTTGGAATTTTAATATAAGTAgacaaaatataatatttttataattcttaaaATAGTATACAAATTATTTACACAGATTTCCACAGTTTTCTTCTGAACTACTTCAAATCATTTAGtgagaaacataaaaataaattttcttatctTCTAATTTCCACGAGTTTAAGATGAATATAGATGTTAAAAATGgcattgtaaagaaaaaattatttcgttCAAAATATCTATGTATTACAAACATAAATATCTGTttcaaattatttagaaaaaagtattttcgtaaaatgaaaaatttaaataagtaaataaataaataaataacaaatgtaacaataaattcatgtttactgcataacaaaggaaatattttcttttcaggcatatagatttttttctactaattaaattttaatattgtatATCTTTAAAACAAgtgttgatgtttttaaaaatcactcgttattttattgaaaaagagatgTTAAAATACCATGCCTAGGTGGGAAAGCATTACAAATTGGCTTTCTTCTTACGATGTGTAAGAGTTTTCATATTTTCCGTCAAGAGTGTTAAGGAATTTTCATTCGCATTAGCAATCTATTAAAGAATCTAATATAATCATTTTACACGTATATTGCAAGAGTCAAGTAAAGCTTCCTAGAACTTAGAAACAATGTAGCAAATTACACAAACATTGTGAGAATATATACAAATACTCACAAtaaactttgttaaaaacaaagatgaaattttaaaagtccttgatgaaaataaaattttgatgttcAAAGCTGTTTTACATTTGAACAGATCTTCAAATACAATCATTTAGGCAAACTTTGAACCATGTCAGTTAACTTTGCAACTCTTCATGTTTTTAGTACAACCTCTTTAATACCAAGCCCTTAGTCCGAACGCCGCCGAGATGAAATGCGTGTACTCTAGTTCAAGATTTAGCAACCAAACAACACACTTCATCTTTGGTTCAGAAGAAAATgcgtgtcctttttttttttttaatttaggaaatttgACTAATTATCTCACTTTTCATAGTAGTACAGTACATAACTGTATTGaatgtttattgaaatattttttttactgtaattctATTTATATTCTGTGCTTACTATTAATTAGGTTAACAATATTTTACACAGCAATCGTTTCTCTTTTTTCTATATGATATATTTTAGACATTCTAGCTGTTCTGTACgggggtatacgcccaaaatatCGCTGAACAAAATGAGGACTCCTCTTCAAAGCTGATTTGAAACTGCTAAAATATCTTATCTAACATTATATTTGTAATATTGCAtgtaatataataaattatgggagtcttttgaaattaataaataaacagaaatttaAGTTTCTTGGTTCGAAATTGcacaacctttttttctttttttcttttttttaatttttttctatcacATTTCTTACGAGGTTTAAGAGGTTACGCTAAATAACATCATAGCTTTGACACAAGTTGATAActcattttaaatgatttttatatcTATCGTTAATCAATTTGGATAAACATACAGTACTTAAGAGGTTTTACCCTCTGTTTTTAACCAATAGACACAATTACACTAAAAccataaaaaaagggaaataacgAAATTATGGATCAAAGTTATTCTGAATGACTGTACTTCGTTTCGGCAATATTcaactttaaataataaataaacctaTACAGAATCACAACAGTGTTTGACTGCATTGTTGGCAGATTCAAACCTCAGATAGAGACCGGATTATGCAGAGATTACCATACAGTTCAAAAATATTCACTGTGAAGTAGGATATGTGTCTGGATTGGGGAAATATACACGCATCTACGTTTCGAGCAAAAGGAATTATGAGCAGTTTCAAGTTGTTCTCCCGAAAATTTAGGAATAAAACATTAGATACTGTATAACTCAACGGTGCAAATTCGTATGCATTTATCCTTTccaaagcatatatatatatatatatatatatatatatatatatatatatatatatatatatatatatatatatatatatatatatatatatatatatatatatatatatatatatataaaagtctGACTTTGTAAAACTTTCCTAAAATAATACTtgcatattaaaacttttagctGAAAGTAAAGCTTTCGCATTGTTGGAGGAAAGGGGGTCTGCCTCGAACACTTAAACATAAAATTACGTTTCCTCAAaaactattggaaaaaaatatgtagttatAGTAGTTTTAATATGTAATAATGtgtcacacaaaagaaaaaaaaacctctgaccaccatcataagaaaaatatatttttatgaattacaacttttatgtaaatattttacaatttcaatctgattaattttttatatatattaaatagGGTGGAACTAGTTTAACGTTTGTGAAATATCTCCTGCGGTGCTGCGAATCGATGCAGAAAAGATAGTTTTACAGAGAATATCACTATGCATCTCGACAGATAGAGTGGTTAACTTCCCTGACACATAGTTTATGGGAATTCCCTCAAAAATATTTCCACTAAATAAATTAACACTACATTTGGTATCTCATTTTGGCGTCAAATCTGACGATAATTTGGTGATGTGTGTGGCAAAGTAAAATTTTCGCTTTCGTTTGCTTCTTCTTTCATTACtgcgttgaaattttattttcatcaaaacaaataGCGAAATAGTTATAGCTGAGTTTTCAGTGACGTCCAAAAAAAGGAAGGCAATAGAATTTTCAGGGCgatgaaataaaatacaatggGCCAGGTACATTCCAACAGAAAAACAAACAGAAGCTTGATTGCTGTGGTCCCATTcttaaggaaataaatatttgtttgatATGTCTAGTTCAAAGTTGTCTTTTAGAAATGCAGCAAGGGCTTAATTTGTATGTCTTATTTTCCAGAAGTTTTCTGGAATAGTCACAACTCCTGAAAAATGGTATAAAGtcttagttttactttttaaataatattgtatGCAGAGGGAAGTTCACAAATAAAGATGGTATTCCGTAATACTCGAAGTTCATCTAATTAGTTATTACTCGAAAAAACGTAACACTTATGATTCTTGAATTTGTTTCTACATTTTGTTACAGCATCAGTTAAAAAGGtactatttaataataatttggaTTCACGCGCTTTCAATCGTAACttatatttttaactgctatatAACTTCCTACTAGTGAAAGGTTAAACTAGAAGCAAAAAGGAGAGAAGATTTTGTTGAAAATCAGAGCTAAACCAGTTAATCTGAGGTGAGTTTACTTGCCAACATAATCAGCAGATTCTGGAACACAAGAGCAGGCTGCTGAAGGAATTACAGTTGGAACTAATATTTCCGTACACAGTATGCTGTGTacgcatgtttttaaaataacaatacaaGCAGCGATTGGAAAACTTTGTCACTATCTATCTTCAGATTTTAAAGGTATTACAAATCATTCTAAAACTAGTTTAAGCTCCCTTCAACCGTGAGCATTTAGTGCAGACATTTTATCTAACACAATCTGAGACAGTTTTTGCTGTAGCACTCTTGTAAAAAATACATGAACTAATGGTATAGATGTCGTATTAGCTAACGATCAATTTGGTGTATGATTTGATAAAACGAGCCGTTGAGAACAAAAGTGTTGCATGTCAATTTCTTTACAATTTGTATTTTAATCATCAGAGATTTGTTTTAacctgattctacttcaggaaaaaGCAGTGTAAGTcaatatttcataaattattttcaccATCAGCAGTTAGTTTTAACCTCATTCTACTTCGTGCAAAAGTGGTGtaggtcaatatttttttttttttttaatttattttcaccaTCAGAAATTCATTTGAACCTCATTCTGCCTCATacaaaagtggtgtaagtcaattttttttttataatttgtactTCCACTGTCATAAATTAGTTTTAACCTCATTCTATTAAATgcaaaagtggtgtaagtctgTGTGTTCAATCATTTGCCGATAAATGGTAATCTTGAAAcaaaaaagcagattttttttttttttttttttttttttttgcaaaagcggATACTAAATCGTTCAATTGCCTTGTTTGATGGACCTACACCACTTTTGCTCTCAACAGCTCAAATCTTGCGAAGTggttataaaaatttctttttgcctTGTTTGATGGACCTACACCACTTTTGCTCTCAACAGCTCAAATATTGCGAAGTGgttataaaaatttctttgatattCTGTCAAATGTAAGATATCTTGCAGTTGTTGAGTCCTTATTCAAAAGATGAAGTATTTCATTAACCTTagtaaattcttatttttaagttgaaatcATCTGCTTAAATTGAGTGCAACAACACCATTCGGACATATTTACAGAGTGGGGTAGCTACAAGAAGAACGATGAAATATCCTTGTATCTGGTTTTAGTTGCAATGGggaaaatgctttttctttttacaattaaacacactggtttagtttttaatctCCTAAGAGGAGGAAATTGCAGAAACCGGGGTTGGATGAATTTTATCTTACTCTTTGAGTCATTGTCTCTACACCTCCAGTTCAAAAGTCGTTTGAAACTGGCTTCAACTTGGTTGGAAGCTCGGAAAATGTTTTGTCGACTCAAATGATGAGTTAATTATTGCAAACTCGTCGATCGAAAATGTCCTGTCGTGGAATAATCCTCAGGCGCCGATTCTTGACGGTAATTTCGTCCATGATTTGACAAAGAATAACTACCACCAGTCTTGCTTCCTGTACAAAAGAAAGAATGGAACTTTTAAAAACATCGgcatcaaaaatgtatttaaaatactgtattttaatGCGGTTTCTCTATAAAACACATATAAATTAACAATGAGCAATATTTTAGAAGAAGTAATAGTAATACtattaacagaaaaattaaatcagtattgcagccaaaaaaaaaatatatttttaccgtCCTTCTTGAGTGAACCTTTTGAGCGGTTGGCACTAGAATTTCTGTATCGGTACCTACCAAGGATCTTTTATTTTTTCGGTTAACTTAATTCATATTGTTTGAATattaaccatagactaataataagagtagaccgagctttctcattcttgctgatgaagaaaattggttcatagatgtatcatgtgactagtggaagggcttggcgaagactttggcagcatggttgctagatggcagcattatctatagtttggcactcgacatgtattttaagacaatgtgttttcattaaaaaaaacttccaggtgcagagattgaactgtttttcttttagttatgcattattttgacattagtaatagtttttgatcagttttcggtaacttttatttcatttggagctgtcagcgttggcgtgaacgaaatggcgtaaacggtttgcgttaacgcaaaaatgtactaatcggtatcttaaattgaaactgtaggtaaaaatcttaccgtttgctgattcttcttggtcgcttgcatcttttattgcttagagagttattgaaattgactaaagaaaatgctcaataatatctaaacgaaaaactcactatattaacaaaatatttacaacttagaataacaaatttacaaatcggactccataaaagatcattcttccgtgttccatcaactcgtatttattttatttcgcgctggcgttgatcgtctgctacgattaacgcccgctgttgctaggatatccaccagtcacatggtttggtttatgagcagcaaaagggttgccatagctcggtctactcttattattagtctatgatattaaCGAAAACCTGGTCAAtcgtctttaaaattttattaagcgTAGCTAatctttatttatcgtctgtttactcgaaattgtttattttatttaatttaattttgcttcaatttatttttcagataaaTATATTGAGTGGCAACACTTActatttaatttttcgtttagaATGCTGATCagaagtaaatgttgtttatttgcAGCACAAGAAGGAAAATGATCTTTTGTCGAATATTAAAGCTTACTGACATGGATCCAAGAAAACTAGAGCAAAGAGACTGAGGAATTTCAGGTTTGTTTCAATCCTATTATAACTATAGTAAAAACTCTTCTAAAATTACTCTTATTATAAGTAGGTACTATGTATTTCTGTTTCATgacaaccattttttttaattaattagtttcaTTAATCATAACATGATAACGAAATACCATCATAGAAAATCGTCCTCATTTACTTAAAATCTAATGGTGTTTGACCCATAACTTTATTCTAAAGAGCAAATATTGCCAAACGAAGGTACGGACAACCTACATTAGTCCACtaatcattctttaaaaaaaatgaaaaaattagttcTTCCGATAGGAAGATATGGATGTATCAACAATAAAGAACATTGATCCAGTAGTATGAACGGTTAGCCATCTCTTTTTTGAAGGCAtttaataaaattgcaaaaacacTTTTATTAGTGGCGTTATACAGGTTTGGGGGCCTGTGAAATCTTAATATTTTTgccattggctaaaacaatttttaccaCTTGCGGGGTCCTAcaaaggggcggggggggggggggggctaggccacggcctagttggcctattcagtaatcagtcCCTGTGTTTACCTGTTGGTATTTCCAGTTGTTTTTACAGGTATAGTTCTATTGTATTACATTTTATCATGACATTCATGCCTTTAGTTATATTATTGCATGTTTGAATGGGAGTAGCAAGGGACCATAGACTCCCAAAATCATTTCCTGCTTGTAGTCCAAATTATCCTTCGTGATTCTTTGGTTATAGAAATTCCTAGATTTCattttaaacaattgaaaatttgtcTGCGCAAACTAAAAGAGAAAGTACAGGTGAGTTTGCTGCTGATTATGACAGCATTCGCCACTATCGGGGCCGATCTTTGTCGCGATGTCATCAGAACTGACACAGGAGAAGGAGCAGCTGCTGAAAGATTAAACCTGGCAGCTGGACACTTATCTAGGAACGTGACTCATTAGAAACAGTGCCAAGACGAGATTCAATACCAGAATTGCATGTAAATAGACTGTTTTAGGCGAAATAGGTAAAACTGCTCAAACTTCCGCAaaaattataaactgaaaaatattttcttatttcattaaCTTATTTCAAAAGGACAAtatgtgaattaatttttcaaggTGATGAGCATAGCCAGGGCCTCAGGGGGGATTCAAAAGGAGAGTCATGGGGTTCATGACACCTCCCCCCATCTCCTAAACATCGGCAATATTATTCATCCACATTGTGTCAAAATACTTTgagtaaaatgtaaaagtttagacaatggggtcgtttccgaaattttaaaagtatttttctttcttttttttttttctgaaagagcatgtttaaaaacataagatctgaccattttttaaataatttgactcagtttaatattatttaaaaaatattaatcggtgcgctttcattgtttacgattTTAGCGATGACATCACGAAtgaggaaatgccattcactgatgccattcgctaagcacaatatttaattcgcttctttactcacatgtattggcaaatatatggttgatagcaagcgtagagtgcaatttttaatttgcttctagattatcataacgtcgaaacacggtagacagatgcgccaaagtacatcatttgtgacgtcataaagaccacgccttagtttcaaaatcggacattttaaaaaatgaattgaaaaatttgccttggggaaaatgaaaatttctttccttgctccatattatttttatttgcttattctatcaattttagtgactaaaagtaatacttttgactaagggaaacaaccccattacaaagtaatcttttcaatcaaataattattttttggagtaaatgtttgaaatactatttcttttcattgcttatgaaattaattagttacGTTTGTGCTCTACTAGACGCCTTATTTCTGGCCGATTTGACGCTTTTAATCAACACTCAAGCAGTTTCAGAAGCTTTTCGTACTCAAAACCCTATATgcttcagctcccccccccccttaaaacgcttgtctgtatccacccctgcaGGACTTAATTTACCATTAGGCCCATGAAGCTCGGTCTATGGTCCCCCTAGTCCCGAAAACTACTTACCATACAGAAAAGTgttacaaaatattattctttttttttttttgtttaaaatcaagAGGATCATAAAAAGTGTGTAGCAAATATGACTTTTTTCatcaaataagattttttttcccttctgtcTAGTGTTTCGCATTTTCGCTTACGCCATCAGTGCACTCTAGCCTGTAGCAAATGTAATAGCAAAAAGGTTGTTCGTTTGCAACTCTACAGCACTTTCGTCGATTGCACTATTTAAAGACCCTTTGTCCAAAATATTCAATAATCAGGCCTTGTGTATTGCTATGATGTATCCTACGTCAAAAAGATGcactatttatttttactttattttattcatttatttatttatttatttgaagctGAGAActgaaaatattgaataatttgtgGTTATATAGTAGCTTTTTGCATAGCGGGTGTCGgacccgtcatttcaaaatttaccAGAGAATTGGATCAAGGATATATAATCATTATATTTTACTGGGAGAAATGTTCAATGCATacttaaatgtatatttaaattatgtttcaaaaattcctGGCAGCAATTGACTTCTCCCTCTGATTCcgcgaaaacaaattaaaagtttgttttttatcaatactttcatttttcactAAACTATGCTCTATTCAAAACTGTAAACTCTATCGCAAGACTATCAAATTAAgattaatatctaaaaaatataatttacagagaaaaaaaatgcaatcgaTTTAGTGTCAGCCCTAAATCCACGACTATAAATCAACAGACTGAATAGAAAAGGGTGTCTGCACCTACCCTTAGAGTAACCTTGTATTAGCTTTACTACTAACTAAAAGAGCACTTTAAATTACTTATGGATGCATGTGTCGCCAAAATTTCTAAGCTCTGTGCTGATACAATAATATTAAGCCAGAAACAGTATGGGATAATAAAAATTTGCTCTAGAATGCGAGGCAGGGTGCTTACGGAAATCTTTTCCGAGATGTCACGCACCCAATGATGGAACGTAGCTGGTATAATCAAAAGATGTATTAAAACAGAATGTTCTGATAATGAATACTGCAAATTGAATGTTTTGTACCATTAAATTTCTCAATAGTTACACAACCTACCTTGCACTGTAGAGTTGAGACTGACTCCAGATGTTGACTGGTAAAGGTGAGAGCCTGCTCCATTGATATATCCAGTCGTCCCAAGTGTCGAAGAAACTTTCATGTTTGGAGGCGTTTGAGGTGGGGTGTCTGTTTGCGGAGGAACGAAGCCCTGACCGGATGAGCAAGAACTCCCGTGTCCACCGTGAAGAGCTGCAGTGGTGTGATAACCACTGAATCCAGAAGAAGCATTGGCAGTAACCTGGTACGGGTTGACTGAGAACCAACCACAATGTCCCAACATGTCCATCATGCCTCCAGAGGAAGCTTCTTGTGACAGTGGTGGCGGAGGACTCTTGCTGGTGGCTGTGTCAGCTAGTGACCAAATTTTTGGTTTATTGCTCGACCGATCCACATCTTCTGGTGGCACATTCCCACTCTTTGAAGGGTCAACGTGGGAACTCGATCTATCTTTATTTGACTCGATGGGAGAGCTTCGCATGAGAGCTTGTATGTCTGGCAAGTTCGGTGAAGATGAACTGTCCGTTGGGGTGAATTCCGACGATGGTAACAGAGGGTCCCTTGGTTCACTGTCAACAGTGCCTTGAGACACTACATTGGTTAATTTATCACGATGTTGCTGAAGCAAGTGATAAGGGGTGCGGCCAGTCAACTGGTTAGCGGACGTATAATGAATTCCGCTGTCAACTGCAAAGAAAAGACAAATTAAACCATGAAATcaagttttaactgtaaattacTTTCGACTAATTTTTATCTAATGTTTTAATTAACCgtatatataaatttttgaaaatattctagaGAAGCATCTTTAAGGACTgcacaaaaaaatgaaaagaccCACCAGAGTGGGTGTTGAAAATTATTTAGCATTTCGCTGCCTTTATATGAAACCATTgacatttcattacaaataaaattttactgtacttaaactttgtttttaaaaaataataataaaatattacatgaatttttttcttatgaacaACCTAATTGAAATGTCGTTGATAGCGATCGCTGTGTATACAATGATTTACTCTGAATACAACAAAAcaagaaaagtgcaaaaaatcGTCTTTTGCGTTCAAAATATGGATCATGTGTTTTCGTTGGTTTTAATTTTAAGCGGATTTCACATTGTACAGCTTTAAAAAAGCTTcacaaaaatttctgaaattacttaaaagataatttattatgaatatttcaaaaaaaaagaagatttttttttaataattttttattgatacAATTTCGCAGCTTGCAAATTTACCTCATAAAGAAGCCCTTCccgtggtgaaaaaaaaaaaggaagctggAATTGTCATCCGCCCAAATGCTGAAGCTACGTTTCTTGCTGCCACATTAATTGAAAATAGCGATATTAAATTTGCTGAACAGGATCAACGGAGCTAAATGAAATACATTAGCTGTTAAATATACATCCATATAACGCAAAAAAAAGCAGCAGCCGCTGCTGGAATGGCCACGAGCTACGGGGTGAAATTTCCCGCGTGAGGTTCTAATGCTTCGCATAATTAAGCACACAACAAGTGGATGTAAAGGGTATGGCGGTGGGGAAAGGGGAaggttaaatgaaaataaaatctcgGAAGATAAATTAAAACGTTTTCCAGAAGGGCGAAAATGTAATTAGGTAATGAATTAAGGGAAGAAAATGAGGACAAGGGTGGCGATGAAAAAACAAAACTTGTCCATAAAAAAGCGTTAAAGGAGGAAGAAATGGGAGATTAGCCTAAGAATGGCGGAAGAGAGACGAGAGGGAAGTTTTAATAAATATGGCCAGCCGGGAATTTGTTCGGAAGAGAGATCTAAAAGTAGTGAGGGGGGGTTGGGGGAAGGGCCAGATGATCACTTCGCCGGCAGACCGTTTTCATTTACATGCAAATGAAGTGTAGTCGGATGCTGCTTGCACAAATTTATTCCGACAGTCTTTTGTAGGGATCACGTTAAAAATTGAACCGTCCAGTTTTCAGGTGGATATGCACTTTCCCTTGAGGATTGTCAGCACACTGTCTGAATTAAGTTGATCATTTCGATAAAATCATAACCTGACAGTCTTTCCTGCAAtgattttcagaaacaaaattcCTCTCTTTGCATCAACCGAATGATGTTTGGTCAAGTTAATTCTCGCAGTATTTTGTTGACATCATGTTTAAAATTCAATGGTCCAGTTTTCAGGTAGATGTGCGTTTCTCAAGAGGATTGTCGACACTATATTTGAATGAATTTGATCATTTCGATAAAATCATAACCTGCCTGTTGTTTCCTGTCataaatttcagaaacgaaaatTCTCTCTCTACATTGACTCTGCACGCTGTTGTTCAAATGAACtaccccacttttttttttctttttttttttgtaaaaattatgttaaaatttgaACTGTCCAGATTTTAGAAAGGTGAGCGATTACTCAtgaagatatatatttttatatatattatactgaaatcgatcaaaaaaaatcataacctaGCAGCGATTACTGTTCTTATATTCTGAAACAGAAACCCAGTATTTAAGCTTTGGCCCAGGCTTTGTGCACAAATTAATTCCTACGGTTTTTAATAGAGatcatgttaaaaattgaaaaattcaacttttatgcAGATATGCACTTTCTTATCAGAATTGTCCGAAATATAGTTGATCATATTGATAAAAGCGTGTCAATGTTTCCTGTTAtggtttttagaaataaaaattcactCTGAAGTTTAGTCGCATGCTATGGgctataattaattaattatctcagtaattttagatattaaattaaaagttgaaCAGTCCAATTTTTAGATAGATGAGCGTTTTCTCACGAGGTAACTCCTCCCACATCCGAATCACTTAATTTCTATGAAATTTTCTACTTCATATCCAAACAATATCTTCTGTTATccttttaagaaagaaaatctcGATTCTTAAATTTGCAAGAATTCATCGACTGAATTAATTTAACATAAACGAAGGAAAGTTGGCTAGGTGATTATGAAGTTATTGATTGTTATCAgtgtaaattgaaattaaatcaatcggttattttaccatatttttaaaatgcaaaaattgcgacagaaatataaaactcatttcGCATGATAAACTGCTATAATATCAGCGGCTccatgttttgttgaaaatttattaaGGATAAGGACA contains:
- the LOC129216651 gene encoding LOW QUALITY PROTEIN: homeobox protein caupolican-like (The sequence of the model RefSeq protein was modified relative to this genomic sequence to represent the inferred CDS: deleted 1 base in 1 codon); the encoded protein is MFYESTAYGMKDAGDPWRGIAPSASYYYDPSLAAYGYGGLDFNGARRKNVTRDSTSTLKAWLNEHRKNPYPTKGEKIMLAIITKMTLTQVSTWFANARRRLKKENKMTWEPRNKMDADDVKDYDDDDDNDEDALDSKKGRGERAEQESRTTRCESEDEGERRVTSCDGDTIDSGIHYTSANQLTGRTPYHLLQQHRDKLTNVVSQGTVDSEPRDPLLPSSEFTPTDSSSSPNLPDIQALMRSSPIESNKDRSSSHVDPSKSGNVPPEDVDRSSNKPKIWSLADTATSKSPPPPLSQEASSGGMMDMLGHCGWFSVNPYQVTANASSGFSGYHTTAALHGGHGSSCSSGQGFVPPQTDTPPQTPPNMKVSSTLGTTGYINGAGSHLYQSTSGVSLNSTVQGSKTGGSYSLSNHGRNYRQESAPEDYSTTGHFRSTSLQ